Genomic DNA from Triticum dicoccoides isolate Atlit2015 ecotype Zavitan chromosome 4B, WEW_v2.0, whole genome shotgun sequence:
CTGCTGAAGGGCGTGCTCCTAACGTGCCACAGATAAGTAGAGAGCATAAACaaagggctgatagcgctgacagaGATAAGACCACATCATTGCAAACGGTGCCGAGGCCCATGAACTCCGAAGCACATTGAGGGAGGACACTCGCAGTGAGAACAGCAGCAtctcgagcatcatcattgcaccattGGGTGTAAGCAGACATATCATCTCGGTAGACAGAAAGAGCATCTGAATAAGTTGATGCCTGCTGATCATAAGcatcaaccacaacatcatcgagaGCCTTGGCTGCATCCCGATCAGCCTTGAAAGCATCAGTAGCAAGAACAAGGCGACACAGCGCGGGGTAGGAGCCACAGGAGCAACAGGGCATGGCGGACAGGGGACCTCGCTAGAGAGGACGCCCCACGGGAGAAGACTGCGCATGTGGATACGCATGAAGCCCACAAACTCAACATAGTTGGTGCCACCGAAGATCAACAAGCACCGAGGAACAGTGACATAGCCCGAAGAAGACATGGTGAGCTCTTTTTTTGAAGTCAACCTTCACAGGAAGCCCGATCTAGATCGGGCACGAGCAGGAATAGGCCTGGACGCAGCGACCGATCGGACTAGAGGCGACGCAGCAGCCGTGCGAACTGGAGGAGGCGGCGTCTCCAGCGGTCGgacgaggagggggcggcggcgaccgAGGAGGGGGTGGCACCGACCGGATGGGCAGGCAGCGGCGACTGGACGAGGAGGGGATGGCCAGCGTCGGGCGAAGACGGCCGGAGACGAGGAGGCCGTCGGGGGCGAATCCAGGTAGCGGGGACGGCCAGCGACAGGTGGAGACGGCAGGCGACGAGCGGATCCAAGTAGGGGCGGCCGGAGACGAGAAAGATTAGGGATGGGGCCTAGCAGCGGCGGTGGCTGGGttggaacacgcatggagttgcatCGTGCGGGAAAGAGGCTAACCTAGCAactgataccatgttggataatGAGCAATTACTATTCATAAGGGGGCAAAGGCCAATATATGTACATGTGTGGTAAAGTGTAAGAAGCCCATATACAATGGGGATATACAGAAAAtggactatacacatctaacacgcCGCATTTTGATACTAACTAATTATTACAATTCTTCGAGTGTATGTCCATTATTTTTCGAAGATAAATGCACATTATGGAAGTGACTTCAAATTGCTTTGATAAAATGTTGCGGTTGCACTTGGGGTGATCATCTTACAGATTCACAATTACTTCAAAAATAAAATATGTCGTTCTGCAGGCCTACAGCCCTTATATGCATAAAGGAGTCGGTCCAACATTTTATTCACTATGCAGAGGCCATCTGTAATACTTATAAACCTTTTTAAGTAATAAAGTGCCCCTTATCGAAAAATCTGTATACACGCCAACGAAATTTGAGCAAAAGGAAACTAAATCATTCAGTATTCTGATTATTCAACAGCTCTACATAATTTACAGAGTATAATCCTCCACGCCTCAGATGGCTGTATCCTATCATCTGGAAGCAGCCATACAGAATGTTTCAACCTTGACAGGCCTCTGAAACCACAAATAAGATACTAGCTGTATACAGTGCTTATGTTGAGAACTGACTAGACACCTTGCCAAATTTCGTATGGGATAACTTGCCTAAAGTATATGCAGCTCTCAACCTAAACCAAAATTTTACAGCTTGTAAACCCTTCCAAAATTGTGTTCCCCTTTtgccattttttaaaaaaaatgatccTTATAAATCATTCTGCGCAAAGCTCTGAGCACAGATCATGCCTCCTTGTTCTGAATCAAAATTGGCTTACATTTACCAGGCATACATCTATCTTCCTAGTTTCCAGGATTTTTTTCATCACTTCGATGCAATCAACTTATTTGATACCTTCTTCAAGTATATATCTCATCTCTTGATTCAAATCCTGCAGTAGTATGCAATGGGAATCAATAAGCCTGAGGCATTTCATCTCTTGATATAATCCTGCACCCGTATGTTACTGCACTATTTTGGAAAGCTAGCTAGCTAAGATTATAATTGTGTAAGTTGCTCCACTGTCTGTAGCGTGACAGTTTCTTCTGGGATCTCTAGTGCAGCATAAAATTCTTCATCCTCAACAACCACATTAGACAATGTTGTCTTGAAGCTGTGTATAGCATCCTCCGGATGCCCTTTCGCTATGGACGCCTGCAATTGCATTTGTAATGGTAAGTAAGTAACCTGTCACAAGAACTAACCTGCAAGAGCATATCCCTTCTCTATGCTTTGTAAAAAACATACAGCAGATTTATATCACCAGATCGATTTTGAATTGGATTTCTATCTGTGCAAAGTATATGATGTGAACAATCCACACATACCAAATGTATTTCATCAAGCTTGAAAAGGCAGAACCTCCATTTCCTAGACTCTATCCCGTCAATGTAGACAGAGATGTTACTCCATTCAACATGGTGGAATTCCAAGCGATGCAGCCCAAATCCAACCCCAGCGCCTACAGCTTTAACAAATGCTTCTTTGAGACACCAGTACCTACAAAAGACCAACAATTTAAAGCCTGGTATGGCAAGGGCATTTGCAAGTGTCTCTCTTCTTTACTGTTGGTTCAGTGCGATTTTCAATCTCCGGTGGCTGGTGGGCGGCAATCAATCGGAAGAAGAAGGCTAGTATGTTTTTCAATGTAATGTACTTGTTGTTTTCCTTGATAATTATCAAATCTAAGATACACTTTGGGTGTGTTTCTTCAAAAAAAAAAGGTTGAACAATTTATACTATGCAGATCATCAAAAGCATGAAGACGATCTCAACGAAAATAGCTGCTAACATACACTTCTTGCAAAACCAGAACCACATCCTTGGTAGGGTTTGAAGTGTACTTATTTCAAATTAAACTATTCATTTTATTAAAAAATCTCCTTTAACATTGTTGGCAAAACCCAGAGATTTGTTATGCTAAAATATTAAAAACTAGGACTCAAGTTCCATGCAGCTGAATGGGTTGTTAAACACTATGGCGTCTATGAACTTGCGTGCAGTAATGATAGCTTTTAGGGCATGGGAGTACAGGTACTTTGGTTAGGTTTCAGCAGAAATTCATAAGTAGTATCGATCTACTACTCTTTTCTTATGCTGTTTTCGTGGTGGTTCTAGAACTAGCTCATAGTTCTCTGAATGCTGATTCTCTCTACATTATTGTctaagtgtcaaaaacgctcttatattatgggaccgagggagtagaaagctcccaacaaataaTTACCTGTAGAACTCTGATAACATCTCAATGGAACCGGCAGCGCGACCAATGCAGTTCCACTCATGGTCTGTGAGGTATGAAGAGAAATTCTTAAGGAATTCCACGGTGGTTTCTCCCTGAGGCTTAGAGATACACACAATATCAAGGCCAACAAGGCAAAGCAGCTCTGATGCTATGCCTACGTAGTCACCCTGATGCGATGTGTTGAAATTAAAGTTTCTGAAGGCCGGAGGGCTATTCTTCTGCAAGAATAACAAGGGCATATAACTTAATCAGAGGATGATCCATTGATTGCAGAAGCTATTTGACCTAACAAATGCTCATTTCATCTGTTGATGTACTTGTTATGAGTAAAGGGTAAAGAGTTGGTGTAGTGACGTCGGAATGAAATTGATTGAACAGGCTGCAGTACCAGATACGGCTTCCCTTCAGTTGTTCGGCATATGTGAATTTGGTGGAATGGGATGCCAAGAACACGGTGCACAAGCGAGTGCTGGAGCAGCCGGCTGATGAGCGCTCGTTTCCTGTCTTCCTCCTTGACGAACCTGCCCCAGCGAGTTGGGATCAATCCCCGAAGGGCATAGTTAGGGGTTTTGATTCGAATTCAACCCTACCAATTCCATGCGTTTTTCTTATCCATCTCCGAAGGGCATAGTTAAGAGGGTAAGGAAGCATGGGGGGAGTTAAACTGGTGGAAGAGTTTACCTGGCGATGGCATGGCGGTGGTGCGGCGGCAGGAGGGCAGCCGCGGCTTGGAACTGCGTCGGGGAGGGGCGCCAGCGGGCGACGTCGACGAGCCACCTCCGCCGCACCCCGCCGCTGTGCTCCTCCTCCATCTCATTCCTTTCTTCCAAGGTGAGATGGCGGGGCCGGGGCGTGCTTGGAGCAACAAGCCGGGGCCAGGACGCCTCGCCGGCGTCCGCCGGCCCGACCAAGTCTGCTACCGACAAGCAGGGCCCACCACCAACCGGTGCCGAACCCctgagaagaagctggaggcccgtCAGGAAGGACTAGGCCCATGTACTGTACGCAACGGTCAGCTACTTTGATGAGGGGGGCAGCTCTGAAGGAGGCGTCCAAGAACAGGCAtctcttttttctttctctctGCACCTGCGTGTgcctctctccttcttcctctagAACCCTGGACTAGAATCATCTCCTTCTGATGAATTGGTGTATCGGATATCGAATTACCGTCTAGTGTGATGCTAAAGTTAGGCTGTCTACAAACAAATTATTGTATGTGTTGTCTGCACGCCAATTACATCTTCGGCCACTGGGTCGACAGAGCCAATGCATGAGGATTGGGTCTAAAATCTAAGTGAACCCAATAATTTGTTCGAGAACCTCTGATAGACAGTAGTATATGTGTGTGCTGCTGGT
This window encodes:
- the LOC119295597 gene encoding L-aminoadipate-semialdehyde dehydrogenase-phosphopantetheinyl transferase-like is translated as MEEEHSGGVRRRWLVDVARWRPSPTQFQAAAALLPPHHRHAIARFVKEEDRKRALISRLLQHSLVHRVLGIPFHQIHICRTTEGKPYLKNSPPAFRNFNFNTSHQGDYVGIASELLCLVGLDIVCISKPQGETTVEFLKNFSSYLTDHEWNCIGRAAGSIEMLSEFYRYWCLKEAFVKAVGAGVGFGLHRLEFHHVEWSNISVYIDGIESRKWRFCLFKLDEIHLASIAKGHPEDAIHSFKTTLSNVVVEDEEFYAALEIPEETVTLQTVEQLTQL